From a single Fusarium fujikuroi IMI 58289 draft genome, chromosome FFUJ_chr03 genomic region:
- a CDS encoding related to G-patch domain protein, which translates to MGTEHNNGAGAQDEEEDDYMNMSFDDPIPVKETSIQRTQRLKRESRARGIIKSKEQIAEEEEAAREKALSTSMLEDAKAKKSKGLAMMAKMGFTGGGLGKKTEDGAAPGRTEPIKVSVKDDRGGIGLDNEKKRKIREAAEERDIKAVKMDPDEYRERVRKEREDARLEKQFFAAQRTAERMDDEKTEVYGPGASLPDSKDEKEKSRPISSRPLKSIPISYRGLVRHREEVERDRRMRYDLEQSLSRLPTYEDDQEDADDKRALGKGCTVYATAEDLDEEDEGLDQFNDLEIGERLKSVLEYLREKHHYCFWCKMVYPDPEMEGCPGLTEEDHD; encoded by the coding sequence ATGGGCACTGAACACAATAACGGCGCAGGGgcacaagatgaagaagaggacgattACATGAACATGTCCTTTGACGACCCAATACCTGTAAAAGAGACATCCATACAGCGTACACAGCGATTGAAGCGTGAATCACGAGCACGTGGTATCATCAAGTCGAAAGAGCAAAtcgcagaggaagaagaagccgcACGTGAAAAGgctctctcaacctcaatgcTTGAAGATGCCAAGGCCAAAAAGAGCAAAGGACTCgccatgatggccaagatggGGTTCACAGGTGGTGGGCTAGGAAAGAAGACAGAAGATGGGGCTGCTCCTGGACGCACCGAGCCTATCAAGGTCAGCGTGAAGGACGATCGTGGAGGTATTGGGTTGGATAAtgaaaagaaacgaaaaaTCAGAGAAGCAGCTGAGGAGAGGGACATCAAGGCCGTTAAAATGGACCCAGACGAGTATCGCGAGCGCGTGAGAAAAGAGCGCGAGGATGCAAGGCTTGAGAAGCAGTTCTTTGCAGCCCAGCGCACGGCAGAGAGGATGGACGATGAAAAGACAGAAGTTTATGGCCCTGGTGCTTCACTGCCAGATTCTAAagatgaaaaggaaaagtCAAGACCGATATCATCCCGACCTCTCAAGTCAATACCGATTAGCTATCGTGGGCTAGTCAGACACAGAGAAGAAGTAGAACGCGACCGACGTATGCGCTACGATCTTGAGCAATCACTATCGCGACTACCAACATACGAAGACGACCAGGAAGATGCAGACGACAAGAGGGCACTAGGAAAGGGATGCACAGTGTATGCTACCGCTGAAGAtctcgacgaagaagacgaggggCTGGACCAGTTCAATGATCTAGAGATTGGAGAGCGGTTGAAGAGCGTGTTGGAGTATCTGAGGGAGAAGCACCATTATTGTTTCTGGTGCAAAATGGTCTATCCTGATCCTGAGATGGAGGGTTGTCCAGGTTTGACCGAGGAGGATCATGATTAG
- a CDS encoding related to NOP14-nuclear and nucleolar protein with possible role in ribosome biogenesis produces the protein MAGSQLKRLKASLKEQGIVGPQQSKKQKRRNAQDERSRNDKRLQRGVVLEGIREQFNPFDLKHAKGPKFEVTSNRPMLTAGSIKGRPGQAKAASEERRRQTLLVEMQRRNKVGGILDRRFGENDPTMAPEDKMLERFAREKQRSHKKNSMFDLEDDDASEGLTHMGKSLSFDDMDDFKEDDLEEDYESDGSVREQQRLKRIRAIAAQGSDGEDDEPERKKTKKEVMEEVIAKSKHYKYERQAAKEEDEELREKLDKELQNIQYMLHHSRPGAKPQNEGLAKPTIAGVDRDAFEKNFDLQVKKLAQDKRAQPADRTKTEDEKAEEESTRLKKLEDKRQKRMRGESVSDSEDEEVDNKGKKPELDAMDLDDEEDFGLGSGIRARPTATELGFDDEDDFVIDDDLVASGSDLELDSEGESDMEDVSDEEAEDEEDDFTKGLLNEEESRNPVFDADSTTKASAIQKGDEQGLPYTFECPQSCDELRVILAPYPAKTFPTIVQRIRALYHPKLSSMNKEKLGNFASALVDYIGLPWDPATSAPFAVLESIVRHIHSLAKMFPIEISKQFRKNLEEMGESRPLALGTGDLVLLSAVGTIFPTSDHFHQVVTPAVLTITRYLGQRVPQNLAHYAIGTYLCILAVSYQKLAKRYVPEVVNFSLNTLLALAPVATSKKVGDFPLHMAPEGIRIEAATKSESRRLNFSDCIEQEAKKTETIARKVAILDTTAQVIETAADTWTGKSAFLETFGQAASVLKHLGSKTCRSQLPTTLNERIEKLQVKFDRMLKVAQLSRRNVELHHHRPLAIKTYVPKFEETFDPDKHYDPDRERAELAKLKKEHKKERKGALRELRKDANFMAREKLRIKKAKDEAYEKKYKRLVAEIQSEEGREANAYEREKSARKRAKNR, from the exons ATGGCCGGCTCCCAGCTCAAACGCCTCAAGGCGTCCCTCAAAGAGCAAGGAATTGTCGGCCCTCAGCAAtcgaagaagcagaaacGACGCAATGCTCAGGATGAGCGCTCTCGAAATGACAAACGACTTCAGCGCGGAGTGGTCTTGGAGGGGATTCGCGAGCAATTCAATCCTTTCGATCTTAAGCATGCCAAGGGCCCAAAATTCGAAGTTACGAGTAACCGGCCTATGTTGACTGCTGGCAGCATCAAGGGTCGTCCCGGTCAGGCAAAAGCAGCCAGCGAGGAGAGG CGCCGTCAAACCCTTCTGGTCGAGATGCAACGCCGCAACAAGGTTGGTGGAATTCTCGATCGTCGATTCGGTGAAAACGATCCCACAATGGCCCCCGAAGATAAGATGCTTGAGCGATTTGCCCGAGAAAAGCAGAGAAGTCACAAGAAGAACTCAATGTTTGATttggaagacgacgatgctTCAGAAGGTTTGACCCACATGGGCAAGTCTCTTTCCTTTGACGATATGGACGATTTCAAAGAAGATGATCTCGAGGAGGACTACGAAAGTGATGGCTCGGTGCGTGAACAGCAGAGATTGAAGCGTATTCGTGCAATAGCAGCCCAAGGTAGTGATGGTGAGGACGATGAACCGGAACGAAAAAAGACGAAGAAGGAGGTGATGGAGGAGGTTATCGCCAAGTCCAAACACTACAAGTACGAGCGACAGGCtgcaaaggaggaggatgaagagctcCGAGAGAAACTTGACAAGGAGTTGCAAAACATCCAGTACATGTTGCACCACAGCCGGCCAGGCGCCAAGCCTCAGAACGAGGGGCTTGCAAAACCCACCATCGCTGGAGTTGACCGAGACGCTTTTGAGAAGAACTTTGATCTTCAAGTAAAGAAACTGGCTCAGGATAAGAGGGCACAGCCTGCCGACCGCACCAAGACTGAGGACGagaaggctgaagaagagtctACAagactcaagaagctcgaagaCAAGCGCCAGAAGCGCATGAGGGGAGAGTCAGTCAGTGacagcgaggatgaagaagtcgacaaCAAAGGCAAGAAGCCTGAGCTTGATGCTATGGATCTggacgatgaggaagactTTGGCTTGGGCAGCGGTATCCGAGCTCGTCCTACTGCTACtgagcttggctttgacgatgaagatgatttcGTGATCGACGATGATCTCGTGGCTAGCGGCTCGGACCTGGAACTCGACAGTGAGGGTGAATCAGACATGGAGGATGTGTCTgatgaggaagctgaggatgaggaggatgactttACAAAAGGCTTGCTtaatgaggaagagagcCGAAATCCTGTTTTCGATGCCGACTCGACAACAAAAGCTTCGGCGATTCAGAAGGGCGACGAGCAAGGCCTCCCCTACACCTTTGAATGCCCTCAGTCTTGCGATGAATTGCGAGTCATTCTGGCACCATACCCAGCCAAGACCTTCCCTACAATTGTCCAGAGGATTCGTGCCCTCTATCATCCCAAGCTCAGCAGTAtgaacaaggagaagcttggcaaCTTTGCAAGTGCTTTAGTTGACTACATCGGTCTGCCCTGGGACCCTGCCACTTCTGCCCCTTTTGCGGTGCTCGAAAGCATTGTCCGACACATCCACTCTCTGGCAAAGATGTTCCCTATCGAAATTAGTAAGCAGTTCCGCAAGAATCTTGAGGAGATGGGAGAGTCTCGACCCTTGGCACTAGGAACCGGAGACTTGGTTTTGCTTTCTGCAGTTGGAACCATCTTCCCTACTTCCGATCACTTCCACCAAGTCGTCACTCCTGCTGTGCTGACCATCACTCGATACCTTGGCCAAAGAGTACCACAAAACCTGGCACATTATGCTATTGGGACATATCTCTGTATCCTTGCTGTCAGCTACCAGAAACTTGCTAAGCGCTACGTGCCCGAAGTTGTTAACTTCTCTCTGAATACGCTCTTGGCCCTGGCCCCTGTTGCCACTTCCAAGAAGGTCGGGGATTTTCCTCTTCACATGGCTCCTGAGGGCATCCGCATAGAAGCTGCGACTAAGTCAGAGTCACGGAGACTCAACTTCTCAGACTGCATCGAGCAAGAGGCCAAAAAGACAGAAACGATAGCCCGCAAGGTCGCTATTCTCGATACCACAGCACAAGTTATAGAAACTGCAGCAGATACGTGGACTGGGAAGAGTGCATTCCTCGAGACCTTTGGACAGGCTGCGAGCGTACTCAAACACCTCGGCAGCAAAACCTGCAGGTCACAATTACCTACTACTCTCAATGAAAGAATCGAGAAGTTGCAAGTCAAATTCGACCGCATGCTTAAGGTTGCGCAACTATCGCGCCGCAATGTTGAgctgcatcatcatcggccCTTGGCAATCAAAACCTATGTACCCAAGTTCGAGGAGACATTCGATCCTGATAAGCACTACGACCCCGATCGAGAGCGAGCAGAGTtggccaagctcaagaaggagcaCAAGAAGGAACGCAAGGGTGCCCTTCGGGAGCTGCGCAAGGACGCCAACTTCATGGCACGCGAGAAGTTACGgatcaagaaggcaaaggaCGAGGCGTACGAGAAAAAGTACAAGCGTCTTGTTGCCGAGATTCAAAGCGAGGAGGGTCGCGAGGCGAATGCATACGAGCGAGAGAAGTCTGCGAGGAAGAGGGCCAAGAACAGGTAA
- a CDS encoding related to TBC1 domain family member 5, translated as MRPLQESLSRWRETQSQGAHLGDLRRAVRYNGPASPCISGCRSLCWKTFLLSTAAEGLSWSQVLDDERKLYAEKRDHFLKYIKHPEALAELNIDPLTEDPSVRPTKLERNRLTDLYDIQKSPWNTIRQDEVVRDEIQQDVQRLPDEASYHEDQTQSIILDILFMYCKLNPERGGYRQGMHELLAPILHVIEQDAVDPTTLPEEIPLDDALIKTLDHSFIEHDAFVLFSKLMERAQSFYEVKDVIPAPGSSLRPPKFAEQSSAIVERSKFIHEVCLQKVDPELATHLTNIEILPQIFLIRWIRLLFSREFPFEQFLVLWDTIFAVDPTLELIDLICVAMLIRIRWNLLEADYSVCLQLLLKYPPPSGAHGPHTFVDDALYLRDHLSPSGGSSLVMKYTGRMPTLSSPPQASRAGTPSFRGFNSFKHRGPGPRPQISSPSRFLQQQGGMEALFQGAAKGAKGVYERGEKLGINQAVRDAMGEIKRNLNEARSAPRSPQPLVNNQDSAQSLVALKRRNQQLAAMLDETVDNLKAISASNLDDKAKSLELIEIAAAKVQFVKIYLDDSSMEVPVLQSPPPEDSPQEVAVAETTIVQPEPVSVASTEVDISALQISESKKSSESESARPPSSDRMEIVPCDDGKSANSLAPSRPAPVPTRSTLAQSSFSWMLEPDESGPSKASPASSKSPPPQHKKKMSNSASREKNAFLFGEVTESRNPLNSDEIFGLEPLKKLKNAADEEKTRE; from the exons ATGCGACCCCTCCAAGAGTCCCT TTCGAGATGGCGTGAGACACAATCCCAAGGTGCCCATCTTGGTGATCTTCGACGTGCTGTTCGGTATAATGGTCCCGCAAGTCCATGCATATCAGGATGTCGTTCTCTTTGTTGGAAG acttttcttctttctacTGCTGCTGAAGGGTTGAGCTGGTCTCAAGTTTTGGACGATGAAAGAAAGCTCTACGCTGAGAAACGGGATCACTTCCTCAAGTATATAAAACACCCAGAAGCTCTTGCAGAGCTGAACATCGATCCTTTGACAGAGGACCCCAGTGTAAGGCCGACCAAACTGGAACGTAACCGTTTAACTGATTTGTATGATATACAAAAGTCTCCATGGAATACCATTCGTCAAGATGAGGTTGTCCGTGATGAGATCCAGCAAGACGTTCAGCGACTCCCCGATGAAGCTTCCTACCATGAAGACCAGACCCAGTCAATCATCTTGGATATCCTGTTTATGTACTGTAAACTAAATCCTGAGCGAGGTGGCTACCGGCAGGGTATGCATGAGTTGCTTGCGCCTATTCTACATGTCATTGAGCAGGATGCCGTGGATCCAACGACTTTACCAGAAGAGATTCCTCTGGATGATGCTCTTATCAAAACTCTCGACCACTCTTTCATCGAGCACGACGCCTTTGTCTTGTTCTCGAAACTTATGGAACGTGCCCAATCGTTTTACGAAGTCAAGGATGTTATTCCAGCACCAGGAAGTTCTTTGCGCCCCCCCAAGTTTGCAGAACAAAGCTCGGCGATTGTCGAGCGAAGCAAATTCATCCACGAAGTCTGCCTACAGAAAGTTGACCCGGAACTGGCTACTCATCTAACCAACATTGAAATCTTACCACAGATCTTTCTCAT TCGGTGGATTCGGCTACTCTTCAGCAGAGAGTTCCCCTTTGAGCAGTTTTTGGTACTCTGGGATACTATCTTTGCTGTCGATCCAACCCTGGAACTCATCGATCTCATTTGTGTTGCTATGCTGATTAGAATTCGGTGGAATT TATTAGAGGCAGATTATTCTGTTTGCCTTCAACTACTTCTCAAATACCCTCCTCCATCAGGAGCTCACGGTCCTCATAcatttgttgatgatgctctgTACCTGAGGGACCATCTTTCACCATCTGGAGGATCATCACTGGTTATGAAATACACTGGAAGGATGCCGACATTATCTTCTCCACCACAGGCCTCGCGAGCAGGCACTCCGAGCTTTCGTGGTTTCAACTCTTTTAAGCACAGAGGACCAGGCCCAAGGCCACAGATATCATCCCCATCCCGCTTCCTTCAACAACAGGGTGGCATGGAGGCTTTGTTTCAGGGCGCTGCCAAAGGAGCCAAAGGAGTTTACGAAAGAGGCGAAAAGCTGGGTATCAACCAAGCCGTACGAGATGCTATGGGAGAGATCAAGCGAAATCTCAACGAGGCCAGATCTGCACCTAGATCTCCGCAACCCCTGGTTAATAATCAAGACTCAGCCCAGAGCCTGGTAGCATTGAAGAGGCGGAACCAGCAACTTGCTGCGATGCTTGATGAGACGGTTGATAACCTCAAAGCTATATCTGCCTCGAATCTCGACGACAAGGCTAAAAGCCTGGAGCTCATCGAGATTGCGGCGGCCAAGGTGCAGTTTGTCAAGATTTACTTGGACGATTCCTCTATGGAGGTCCCGGTGTTGCAATCTCCACCACCCGAGGACAGCCCACAAGAAGTGGCTGTAGCTGAAACAACTATCGTTCAGCCTGAGCCTGTGTCAGTGGCATCTACAGAGGTTGACATATCGGCTCTTCAGATATCCGAATCAAAGAAATCCTCTGAGAGCGAGTCAGCACGACCCCCTAGCTCTGATCGTATGGAAATAGTACCATGCGACGATGGCAAATCTGCAAACTCATTGGCTCCGTCACGGCCAGCTCCCGTACCTACTCGTTCAACACTGGCGCAATCCTCTTTCTCCTGGATGCTGGAGCCAGACGAGTCGGGTCCTTCAAAAGCGTCTCCAGCGTCCAGCAAGTCACCACCGCCCCAGCATAAGAAAAAGATGTCGAACAGCGCAAGTCGTGAGAAGAATGCCTTCCTATTCGGCGAAGTCACTGAGAGTCGAAACCCCTTGAACTCAGATGAGATATTTGGCTTGGAGCCTCTGAAGAAACTCAAGAACGCcgcagatgaagagaagacaagagagTAG
- a CDS encoding related to poly(rC)-binding protein 3, with product MSAPQDSIPGNGSDILDQMDQLRMDDRLGPDGEPAPKTDEEYAQAQLTLRAIVSSKEAGVIIGKGGKNVADLRDETGVKAGVSKVVQGVHDRVLTITGGCDAISRAYAIVARALLEGAPAMGMGGVVQSNGTHPIKLLISHNQMGTIIGRQGLKIKHIQDASGVRMVAQKEMLPQSTERIVEVQGTPEGIQRAIWEICKCLVDDWQRGTGTVLYNPVVRTQPSGSGNASGGAGFSQGSGRSDYGGSPRVMRTGNGADFSNGSSRPYNRRSDSDAALRGPPTHDENGEEIQTQNISIPADMVGCIIGRAGSKISEIRKTSGARISIAKAPHDETGERMFTIMGTAKANESALFLLYENLEAEKMRRSQLQEPE from the exons ATGTCGGCACCTCAGGATTCTATTCCCGGCAACGGAAGCGACATTCTCGATCAGATGGATCAGCTTAGAATGGATGACCGCCTTGGTCCTGATGGCGAACCCGCCCCTAAGACGGACGAGGAGTATGCCCAGGCCCAGCTTACCCTTCGTGCGATTGTCTCTTCCAAGGAAGCAGGTGTCATTATTGGCAAAGGCGGCAAGAACGTTGCCGATCTCAGAGACGAGACTGGCGTCAAGGCCGGCGTCAGCAAAGTTGTACAGGGTGTTCATGACCGTGTTCTGACCATCACCGGCGGTTGCGACGCTATTTCTCGAGCCTACGCGATTGTCGCTCGCGCTCTGCTCGAAGGTGCCCCCGCTATGGGTATGGGAGGTGTGGTTCAAAGCAACGGTACCCATC CAATTAAGCTCCTCATTTCACACAACCAGATGGGAACCATCATTGGAAGACAAGGTCTTAAGATCAAGCACATCCAGGATGCTTCTGGTGTCCGTATGGTTGCCCAGAAGGAGATGCTCCCTCAATCCACTGAGAGAATAGTCGAAGTTCAGGGCACTCCCGAGGGTATTCAGCGCGCTATCTGGGAAATTTGCAAGTGCTTGGTCGATGATTGGCAACGAGGCACTGGCACCGTCCTCTACAACCCTGTGGTCCGTACTCAGCCATCTGGCAGCGGAAACGCCAGCGGTGGTGCTGGATTCAGCCAAGGCTCCGGTAGAAGCGATTATGGTGGCAGCCCTCGTGTCATGCGAACAGGCAACGGCGCCGATTTCAGCAACGGTAGCTCAAGGCCGTACAACCGCCGTTCCGACTCTGACGCAGCCCTTCGCGGCCCGCCAACACACGATGAAAATGGTGAGGAGATCCAGACTCAAAACATCAGCATCCCCGCGGACATGGTTGGCTGCATCATCGGTCGTGCCGGTAGCAAGATTAGCGAGATCCGAAAGACATCTGGCGCCCGTATCTCTATTGCCAAG GCCCCTCACGATGAGACTGGCGAGCGCATGTTCACCATCATGGGCACCGCCAAGGCCAACGAATCGGCGCTATTCCTTCTGTACGAGAATTTGGAGGCGGAGAAGATGCGCCGAAGTCAGCTCCAGGAGCCCGAGTAG
- a CDS encoding HUT1-like protein has translation MARSKQPAIKREASSEFFNKTTATWEDTDRSQKSLSNGNITNKVLPVPASAQEAGLLQLVIAVAGIYASFLTWAYLQEKLTTKPYGPADAPEVWHFPVFLNTIQSVFAAIVGAVYLYASTPSNAAVPPIIPSRRILGPLALVAVTSSLASPFGYASLAHIDYITFLLAKSCKLLPVMFLHITVFRRRYPLYKYLVVSAVTLGVAVFTLHSGKKKGSKVRPDDASTAWGLLLLGINLLFDGLTNSTQDHIFQTFRPYSGPQMMCANNVMSTIVTGAYLIVSPWLVATGLGEWFGMDVAGNAGELKAALDFMARYPAIWKDVLGFAACGAVGQVFIFYTLSTFSSVLLVTVTVTRKMFTMILSVLAFGHRLTQMQWLGVALVFGGIGVEAGIARQEKMAKEAAKAQQNGKKEL, from the exons ATGGCACGCTCTAAGCAACCAGCTATCAAGCGCGAGGCATCCTCAGAGTTCTTCAATAAGACGACTGCAACATGGGAGGATACTGATCGATCGCAAAAGAGCCTTTCCAATGGCAACATTACGAACAAGGTCTTGCCTGTTCCCGCGTCTGCGCAAGAAGCTGGGCTCTTGCAGCTTGTCATCGCTGTCGCGGGAATCTATGCTTCATT CCTCACCTGGGCATATCTTCAAGAGAAGCTCACTACCAAGCCATATGGTCCCGCCGACGCCCCGGAAGTCTGGCACTTCCCCGtcttcctcaacaccatccagTCCGTCTTCGCCGCCATCGTAGGCGCTGTCTATCTCTATGCCTCGACGCCCAGTAACGCCGCCGTTCCTCCAATTATCCCCTCACGCCGCATCCTTGGGCCTCTCGCGCTTGTTGCTGTCACGAGCAGCCTCGCGAGCCCCTTTGGCTACGCATCCCTTGCCCATATCGACTACATCACGTTCCTCCTTGCCAAGAGCTGCAAGCTGCTACCTGTCATGTTCCTTCACATCACTGTCTTTCGCCGTCGATATCCGCTGTACAAGTATCTCGTGGTTTCGGCCGTGACTCTCGGCGTGGCTGTCTTCACGCTGCACtctggaaagaagaagggcagcaAGGTCCGACCTGACGACGCAAGCACAGCATGGGGcctgctgttgctgggtATCAATCTCCTCTTTGATGGGTTGACAAACAGCACTCAGGACCATATCTTCCAGACATTCCGACCGTACTCGGGTCCTCAGATGATGTGCGCCAACAACGTCATGAGCACGATTGTCACGGGTGCCTACTTGATCGTCAGCCCTTGGTTGGTCGCTACAGGTCTCGGAGAGTGGTTTGGCATGGACGTCGCTGGCAACGCGGGCGAGCTCAAGGCTGCTTTGGATTTTATGGCTCGGTATCCCGCTATCTGGAAAGATGTTCTCGGTTTCGCTGCGTGCGGTGCCGTCGGCCAGGTCTTTATCT TCTACACGCTGTCTACATTCTCGTCCGTTCTTctcgtcactgtcactgtaACACGTAAAATGTTCACCATGATACTATCTGTTCTCGCTTTCGGCCATCGGCTCACTCAGATGCAGTGGCTTGGTGTCGCGCTTGTGTTTGGCGgcattggtgttgaggctggcATCGCGCGacaggagaagatggccaaggaggctgccaaggcaCAGCAAAATGGCAAAAAGGAGCTGTAA
- a CDS encoding related to dual-specificity MAP kinase phosphatase — protein sequence MPSVTDRRVYEDQIPPFMTVFDLDAETMADQDTVTLMDTKFVDMEPKRPGVLGAPPQHGLGPSMMPVDPTHKHHDSTSTQTSESADSSPTTTLSTTDSSPLSDASPSSSPDSPMNLIPLNNYPATSFGDLSTNLSSTATTTLLSEPPRLQRPMTSPSPRRGRNMKGLSIQPPFVASTSTTNISLVSEPSSPSFIKPTIPAMRRKPSQLSLKTNTSDLIHKTTLEVPPSPAMPMLQRRALKHSCSSPHMSSGLKSATFGPPGGMTFPKVLERNESGLSEVLRPTKSSMKPTFHSAITEEDSPIRTQMAIRDDDPYRDNENNEDMKTPGYPDGPIAIYGDNVFLYSEPTADEASRFDVVINCAREVSNPFEIRKVAHESSQSPFQSMRRPVSGIESPIPDTAVSTASFMTAWEYPQEDSADTPTTPKAFQFKEPEYIHIPWDHNTDIAPDLMELCDVIDKRTKAGKRVLVHCQQGASRSASLIIAYGLFQKPHLTVNDAYYAAQAKSQWISPNMKLMYSLQDFQKEVSTKRTALPPHRPRPGRSPSKHRITLSVDAIDIGTKEPQTAPLPTQNDESKDSHLNPSQNRLRGNSTPGPRPVSPGPASAPPTCTWKDEVEQHSSEHLDPFKLGDLPQRPVSSQGKAPPTLAPSPMMDSIMKPPPSPGFPSQASLGFQTMTFPRFNPAPSEMRFSDAPVERTITLPGSYPDDNALLSPRAETMTNNPLHDVHEVAGMRFVESPPTPSQGLFSPRAGMFPRDPFSTFGRPPVVADPRSPPTKGETPIIRSIDDLL from the coding sequence ATGCCTTCAGTTACGGACAGAAGAGTGTACGAAGATCAAATACCGCCTTTTATGACAGTGTTTGATCTGGATGCCGAGACCATGGCAGATCAGGACACTGTGACACTCATGGACACCAAATTCGTCGACATGGAACCAAAGCGACCTGGCGTGCTGGgtgctcctcctcaacatggCCTTGGCCCTAGCATGATGCCTGTCGACCCAACACACAAGCATCACGATAGCACATCGACACAGACCTCCGAGTCGGCAGACTCTTCACCTACAACGACCTTGTCTACAACCGACTCTTCGCCCCTCTCAGATGCGTCTCCCTCGTCTTCTCCCGATTCTCCTATGAATCTTATTCCCCTCAACAATTATCCTGCCACGAGCTTCGGCGACCTCTCTACCAATCTCAGCAGCACAGCCACCACTACTCTGTTGAGTGAGCCTCCTCGGCTGCAGCGACCAATGACATCACCCTCACCTCGAAGAGGCCGCAATATGAAGGGCCTTTCTATCCAACCCCCATTCGTTGCCTCGACTTCAACGACAAACATTTCGCTGGTCTCcgagccttcttctccatcatttATCAAACCTACGATTCCTGCTATGAGAAGAAAGCCTAGCCAGTTGAGTCTCAAGACCAATACTTCTGACTTGATCCATAAGACCACCCTGGAGGTCCCACCCTCACCAGCCATGCCGATGCTCCAGCGTCGAGCTCTTAAGCATTCTTGCTCCTCACCTCACATGTCTTCCGGCCTTAAGTCCGCGACCTTCGGTCCACCTGGCGGTATGACTTTCCCCAAGGTATTGGAAAGAAACGAATCCGGACTTTCAGAAGTATTGCGACCCACAAAGTCGAGTATGAAACCAACCTTCCATTCTGCGATTACTGAGGAAGATTCGCCAATTCGTACCCAGATGGCCATTCGAGATGATGACCCCTACCGCGATAACGAGAACAACGAGGACATGAAGACGCCAGGCTACCCTGATGGGCCAATTGCGATCTACGGAGACAATGTTTTCCTCTACTCCGAACCCACGGCTGATGAAGCATCGCGGTTTGACGTAGTCATCAATTGCGCTCGCGAAGTCAGCAACCCTTTTGAGATTCGCAAAGTGGCCCATGAATCATCGCAATCGCCGTTCCAGTCTATGCGACGCCCTGTTTCTGGAATTGAAAGTCCCATCCCCGATACTGCTGTGTCCACAGCCAGCTTCATGACAGCCTGGGAATACCCCCAGGAGGATTCAGCTGACACACCTACCACACCAAAGGCCTTTCAGTTTAAAGAGCCTGAATACATCCATATTCCTTGGGACCACAATACCGACATTGCGCCGGATCTTATGGAGTTGTGTGATGTTATTGATAAACGGACAAAAGCTGGCAAACGTGTGCTTGTCCATTGTCAGCAGGGCGCCAGTCGATCTGCGAGTCTGATCATTGCCTACGGCCTTTTCCAGAAGCCGCATCTCACCGTGAATGATGCTTACTACGCAGCTCAAGCAAAGAGCCAATGGATCAGCCCGAACATGAAACTCATGTACTCGCTGCAGGATTTCCAAAAGGAGGTGTCAACTAAGCGAACGGCGCTACCGCCACACCGTCCCCGTCCTGGCCGTAGCCCTTCAAAGCATAGAATCACACTCTCTGTTGATGCTATCGACATTGGAACCAAGGAGCCACAGACTGCTCCTCTTCCAACACAGAACGACGAGTCGAAGGACTCGCACTTGAATCCGAGCCAGAATCGACTTCGCGGTAATTCAACACCTGGGCCCCGACCGGTCTCACCCGGCCCTGCTTCAGCGCCCCCAACTTGCACCTGGAAAGACGAGGTTGAGCAGCACTCGTCAGAACACCTGGATCCTTTCAAACTTGGCGACTTGCCCCAGAGGCCCGTGTCAAGCCAGGGCAAGGCACCACCAACTCTAGCCCCGTCTCCCATGATGGACTCGATCATGAAGCCTCCACCTTCGCCTGGGTTCCCCTCTCAGGCAAGCCTTGGCTTCCAGACCATGACTTTTCCACGATTTAACCCGGCACCGTCGGAAATGAGATTTAGTGATGCGCCAGTGGAGAGAACGATAACTCTGCCTGGTTCATACCCGGATGATAATGCTCTATTGTCACCGAGAGCCGAGACGATGACTAACAATCCGCTTCATGATGTCCATGAGGTTGCTGGGATGCGATTCGTCGAGAGCCCACCAACCCCAAGCCAAGGCTTGTTTTCTCCCCGAGCGGGCATGTTCCCTCGAGACCCTTTCTCGACCTTCGGAAGACCACCGGTCGTTGCAGATCCCAGGAGTCCACCTACAAAAGGCGAGACACCTATTATTCGATCAATTGATGATCTCTTATGA